CGCGGTGgctgcacgcctgtaatcccagcgactccggaggctgaggcaggaggtttgcaagttcgagaccagcctcagcaatttagggaggctctaagtaacttagccagaccctgtctcaaaaaaatatgaaaggaggaagggactggggatgcagatcagtagtacccctgggttcaattcccagtttaaaaaaaaagaaaaagaaagaaaaaagaatgcttCATGACtgtacttgtaattttttttttacttatttaaatatataattcttcTTATTACTCAAAAATAGACACTTTGATTCCTAAATTTCCACAGAGCTATAATGTTCTTAGTTctgttcattttgaaatatactcATAGATAAGAAagtattaaaacatatttaatgtttaaaaattcagttttaagTGCTTTGATTATGACATAAGGAAGGAAGTTTTTATGCAAAAGTTACTTgggtaatttttatttcctgaaataattacTAATAAGAGCACACTTACTTACTGTGGTctcccttttgatttcttctagATTATCTCTTCCACTGCTGCTAATGCTAATGTCATCCTGCAGATAGATAATGCCAGACTGGCTGCTGATGACTTCCGGCTAAAGTAAGTGATAGAAAACAATCATGCTCTGGGAAAAGTTTCCTATCTATTTAAGTTTAGAATTTTGATTTCACCCCAAGTAGAATAAAGTATAACCCAAAAAGATTAAAGGAAGCAAATGATTTACATTACATGACAATCAACTATACTCACAATTTATACATATTTGTTACATTCTTCAAACAAAATATCCAGGCATCACTTTGCCTGCCTAGAATCGTGCCAAGGACAAAGTAGAGAGCCAGTAACAATTTGCCAGCTAGGCAAAAGggtaaactaaaataaaatttcaaaatgatatatttttatctaattagAATATGGTATTGGAATTTGTGTGATTGAATAACTGCTGGTTATCCTGTACAGAATTGGGAGGCAAGATAGGAGACTTCtttctctgtatattttttataatatttagagTGCTAATTCagcttctaatttttaatttcaataattaaGGTTTTCTTCTCCCATTTCTTGAAGTAGTCTAACTTATACTGAAATATATACGCCCCCCCCCCAAGGTATGAAAACGAGCTCACCCTTCACCAAAACGTAGAGGCAGACATCAATGGGTTAAGGCGGGTTCTGGACGAGCTGACGCTTTGCAGGACCGACCAGGAGCTGCAGTATGAATCTCTGAGTGAGGAGATGACCTACCTCAAGAAGAACCACGAAGAGGTAGGAGAAGCTTCGCTTCTGGTCAAATCAGAATTCATTTAAAACATCTGGGGAGGGGTGTTAAAATGATAATAGTGATTCATGCTCGTTATAATCATTCATTCACACCAAAGCATATAAAGGAAGATTTCCTTTCTCCTAATCTGCTACTCTAATCCCATTCCTGGAGGTTATAATTATTAACAATTAATCTGTACCCTTCCACTTTTCAGATTGATACAATTCTATCCATTTGAAAATAACACATTACTTGTGCATGAATATAACCATCTTTCTttgtattcaattatttatttcatctaCTTAAGCCTTCCTTGAGGTCAGTTTTCTCATACAGGACCTCTCTGACTAGGAAAagatgtttttcttccttcctttttttttttttttttttttggtaccaggaattaaacccagaagcacttaaccaccgagccatatccccagacctttttattttcaagacagtcttgctgagttgcttagggccttgctaagctattaaggctggctggctttgaacttgtgatcctcctgccttagcctcctgagcctctgggtttataggcatatgccactgcaccaagctattttttctttttgtatttaatgAGCCTGGATTTACTTCAATATCGAGGACTGCACAATAATAAACCCTTATTTAACATGAAATACCTCGCAACTTCgatcccctccccaccctcaaaAAAAGAGATGGTTCCAGAAGTAATTGaaaaaatctctgaaaaaaaaatggttgacaAATTTTCAGAAACCCCTCTTGACAGGAGGTACTCCATTAATGGTTTAAAAGAGCCAAAACATCAAGTCTACCTGTCCCACATGGGAACATtatggaaaagggaaaagagaaggaaaaataaaagaaaaaaactttatttatttatttattttagttatagttggacacaatacctctattttatttatgtggtgctaaggatcgaatccagtgcctcacacatgctaggcaagcactctgccactgaacaacagccccagccccaagaaaaaacttttttttttttaaagagccagCGAAAAGTTGGACCACCAGAGAGTGTTGGCAGGACAGCCAAGAGATCATGCCCTGTAGAGACTTCAAAAAGAAAATCCTGGGTTGGGGTtactgctcagtggtagagcgcttgcctagcatgagtgaggcattgggtttgatccccagcacctattttaaaaaaaaaaaacctaaataaacaaaataaaagtaaaagaaagaaaagaaaatcctggagaaggaagggaagaaatgacAACCTCAGCCAACCAGCCAGCAGGGGACATTCCCTGGAAGGGTAAGGTTCACGGCAGGTTTCATTGGCCCCTTAGAGATAAGATACACCTACTGAAAAAGGGTGCCTTTGAAAGCACGGAGTGTAGAACTTCAAGCAActccattttcaaatttttagagtaacaagaatttttttcttcaccacagaATCTtactcaaaatatgaaaatagattAATAGTGGTTTCCTTGATCAATGCACTGAAGGTCATAGATTTAGAGTCATAAAAAAATGGCTTAAGGAAGCAGGGATATCAGTCCTTCAAATGAAAAAGTCAGCCAAAGAACTAAGTTCAGGCCATTGGTTTCTTTCTCCGTTCAGAAGCCCTTTCTCTGACTTTATCAGGCAGATTCATGATCTGCCCCTTGACCTATCCTGGAACAGAGAGGCTGTCCTGTATAGTTGCTCAGAACAGATACTCAGGAGCCAGAGTGCCATCTTCAAACTGCCCTCTTTcaaatcctagtgactcaggcgTGTTATTTcacctctttgtgcctcagtttcctaatctgtaaaataataataataatagtagtattaGTACCTACCTTAGAGGGATGATGAAAGTCTTGAATCAGTACACATGAAGACAGTGCGTAAAACCGTGCCTGGCATATAAtaatcattcaataaataattgctgCTGTCCCTAAGATGAAAGTTCCAAAGGCtcggatttttattttttttttccccactttattTCTATCAACCATGAAGTCAACGATTATGTGGTGAATAGCTCTCTGATCTTTGTAGTCCCTTCtcatggaaaagaatgaaaaacgTCCGCTTTGCGCGGAAGTGGTGGTCATGGttgttttaatgaacaaataaCTAATTAAATAGATGACTGGCATAAACATGGGTGGAATAAGCCGATTCCAGAACTCTCCTCGGGCTGCCTGTGAGCACCCTCGCGTTCCCCTCTAGGAAATGCAGGCTCTGCAGTGCGCCGCGGGAGGCAACGTGAACGTGGAGATGAACGCCGCCCCCGGGGTGGACCTCACGGTGCTGCTGGGCAACATGCGAGCCGAGTACGAGGCCCTGGCTGAGCAGAACCGCAGGGACGCCGAGGCCTGGTTCCAGGAGAAGGTGAGGTCAGCGCTCCCCCCCACCCCGACCCACCCACACCACCCTGGCGAGTTCGGACTTCGTGTGACCCTCCGCGCCCTGCCTTCCAGAGCGCCACGCTGCAGCAGCAGATCTTCGACGACGCTGGCGCAGCCACCTCCGCCAGGACGGAGCTGACAGAGATGAAGCGCACCCTGCAGACACTGGAGATCGAGCTGCAGTCCCTCCTGGCAACGGTAGGTGCGAGCGCAGGTCAGCCTGATTCCAAAAAGCCCCCAAGAGTGGCCTGTCCCTTCGACCCTGCAACAGCTCCACCTGCTAATagagtggaaaagaaaaggaaaaatggtcCCCCCAAGAAAAAGTGCGTTGTCTTCCTCTCCGATTTTATTGAGGTTCCCCTCCCGGGCCCGTGCTCAGAGCTCATTTCATGGACATAACCAACTTGTGGCATAGTTCCCACCTTAGGGTAATTCATCAGCCCCTCAGAGCAAGTAGCAGCATTATCACTCCATCTGAAAATTAAGTGACAGGTCTGTGGTCACTCTGTCACATAGGGCAGAGCTAGTTCACACCAGCATCTCCCAATATAGATGAAACATATTAAAAGACACGTTGTGGTTTTCACCAGGCAAAGGAAAAGAGGGTACGTGTCCCAACTCCACATGGGCACTCTCAGAACCATCCTTCCCACAGTTCCTGGGCAGAGGTCCCATCCCAGAGCACACACCTAGTAGAACTGGGCAGTCGGCCACTTCAGCACATACTAGGACACCTGGATTGCTTCAGAGATTACCACAGAGACAATTTAAGACTAAAGCCCACTTCTGGCTTGTGAGTTGGCAACACCCAAAAGCCTTGATTTTGAGAATTATTGCACAGGGTGGCCTAAGAACTCCATCTTCACAAAAGGATTTGGGCTCCCTGAGGACACCAGGTTGCAATATAAAGACAAGAACAGCTACAATAGAGATGAGCTCAGTGAGACAGAAGGAAAAGATAACTCAAAACAATAGGAAGGGTCTTGACTTGGGTGTagcccagcaccaaaataaatagataataagtaaatattaaaatgagaagtttttatttagccattctaaaaaaaaatgccccTACTTTCTTACTTTATAATATTTAGGGTGGACTTGTTTTTACCACTATCTAACCCTAAGTTTAACCAGCATGTCCCTCTTCTCACCACCTTACCACTGCTGCTAGCTAGTTCCTGAGCCCCTCCCCGCCACTTTGGGTTCCCAGAACCTTTCTCTCCACATTCCCCTTTCCCTCAAACTAGAGCCCTGAGGAACATGCTCCTGCTGCAGTAGCTTCATGAGTTTCTGTTTTGAGAAATATTGAGGGAAATAAATTTCTGAACCCCCAGATCAGAATTTAAATCATCTGCACAAAAGAAGCTATGATATTATAGAGCAGTTAGATTCTGTGCAACCCACAGTACTATGGCTTGGGGTCATGAGAGAATCCTCCCAAGAAAGCCCATTTAACATCCAACACCactgaattataaaataatggtGGCATAGAATCTAACTTCTCTGCCTTTTCACCTAAGATAAAAATCTAAGTGCAATTTCCTATAGTTAGACAATGTAAGTCAATTGTGAGTTGCGAGCTGTGTCAATCTATTGACATTCACATTGCTTCTTGCAGTATGCAGACTCCCAAGTTCATCCTGCCTACTTTCCTCACGATAGGCCAGCCTTTACAGTGGAAAGCTGTGACATGCGTAGAGTTGTTGTCTCCTCTGACTTATGAGAGCATTAGCAAACTTAAAAGGCGTGCCTTATGAGGACACATCTTTGGGGAAATTAAGGTTTTAAATTGCTGAGCTTTGAAATTACCTCACTTCACCAGAATCTTGCTACTCGTTAACTGAACTTCCCCTGTACCTTCCTGATCAGCTTCCACCCAAATGCTCCTGAAGAGTCCAGGACCCCCCACCTGACCAGCCTAACTCCTGGTCAGCCCACTCGGTTTCCTAAGTTAGTACCATTTGGGCATATGTCTGCTACCATGATGAATATTTTACATCTACCTCTTTGCAAtcctaaaacaaaatcaatacatAATAttgattatacataatatttagcaatgcacaaaattatttctaagaCTAGTGCCACCATcacaattaaaaggaaaaaagaaaagtatttttaaacttgGGCCCAACCACCCCAGAAAATGTCAGACAGAGCCTTGCatcttcttttaataaatgttttatttttagcaatatAAGAACAGGAGTCACTctacacaaggaaaaaaaagaaaatgaaagagtagAAGAGGGGCGGTAGACATTCTGATAATAATGAATATCAGAAAGAAGTAACGACTGCCCAGTCATATTTCTACATgataaaggaaagagggaaatttCCTTCATTGAAGTAAAGATCACATGCCAAGACAAATTACAGACTATGGAAGTAGAAGAGAGGAAGTATAGTATTCATAAGAGTAGTGTCGAGATAATGACCTGTACTGTGTTGTGAAATGCACTTCTGGCTTTGAAAACCCACTCGGTAAGGTGTTTGTTCCTGTCTCAAGTGTGTCCAACCTTTGGTGATGACAGAAAGTCAAGGATGGATTAGAAAAGGAAACCATAGCACAGTGGGCCTCGGAATACGATAGGGACACAGCAGAGTGAAATTGAAATACAACAGGCaacccaaaaataaatatgtaacttCAAAAAGACAAATGTTCCCATATTGATTTCTTACTGTACTACCCCCAAAAGTACTTTCATACGTAGATTGGTCCTAATAAGAAGTATTACCTAAATACCATGAATATCTAGTGGGTCATCCAGAAGTCGAGTGGGGAAAGGGTTGCTTATTCCCTGTCAGGTCATCCAGCAGGCCtgtccccaccccagcctccaactccCATTTGATTATGACAAGCCCCACTCATTTCCAAAGCTTGCCCAGGGAGCAGTCCTGCTGGTTGCTGAGAAACATGGTACCACAGAGTCCTCAGGGTGGTTTCATCCTTTGCTTTGTATCTTTGATGTCCTCAGAAACGCTCCCTGGAGTGCTCCTTGACAGAGACAGAGGGCAACTACTGCACGCAGCTGGCGCAAATCCAGGCTCAGATTGGGGCCCTGGAGGAGCAGCTGCACCAGGTCAGGACTGAGACCGAGGGCCAGAAACTGGAGTATGAGCAGCTCCTGGACCTCAAGGTCCACCTGGAGAAGGAAATTGAGACCTACTGCCGCCTGATAGATGGAGATGGGAAGTAAGTAAAACCATTGGAAAGTTCCACACTACCCCTTAGCCTTCCACACATCCAAGCCTGTTTTTTATTCCCACTGTACAAAAGCATGTCCATTTCTTGCCTCAGGGGTCCTCTGCATACCTTGTACATCACAGCATCCTCCTCACCTGCCTTGGAGGATTCCACGTGTCCCACATAACTTCCCATTCATTGTACTTTTAATCATTGCAGATTTCAAGATTCTCCCCAACCCCCAATCCCAGGCTTCATCCTTCCTTCAGTTCATTCCTAATATCACTGCTGCCCTGAAATAAATGCACTCCACATATGTAAATATGTGGATCCTAGGggagtatatatatttatcttaaactcttggattttaaaaaaaatgaatgatttttaaaattggccTCTCCTTAGATAATATTTAATTACtttcattatttaattaattaataaatagtaaTTAATTACTATTTTCTTCATAGTAAATTAAGATCTGTTTTTGTCATACAAAGTTCACTCGAGCTCACTGATTCAGAGAATATTTCTtatgtaaacaaaaatataaaagaataaactttttttttttggcagttcaTGCTCTAAATCAATAAGCTTTGGATCAGAAAATTCAGGAAATTCATCTAAAGGTAATAAAATCTAGTTCTGTTTCTGTTGCAGTAAATACTTTTGCATTAAAGATAGTCATATATGGCCagccacagtggcacacgcctgtaatcccagcagctcagaggctgaggcaggaggatcatgagttcaaagccagcctcagcaatggcaaggcactaagcaactcagtgagaccctgtctctaaataaaatacaaaatagggctaggaatgtggctcagaggttcagtgcccctgagttcaatccctggtacctgcctcCCAAAAAAGATGTCATATGCTATGGCAACTGTCTATAATTAAATAATTCTAACAAAAGTGCTCTGAATTGAAAGTATTGGTTTTAGTTTTATCCAGCTAtctcaaattattattataaatcttTACTTACTcctcattaaattaaaatatacatgatgTTTTATATTAAACCAACAATGGAATTCTTTGTCATATAATCTTTTAAGCTGAATATATGAATTCACATATGTTTTATTTCTAGATTTAGCCAAGACCACGCTGGTAAAGACGGTGGTGGAAGAGATAGATCAACGTGGTAAAGTTCTTTCATCCAGAATTCACTCCATTGAGGAAAAGACGTCTAAAATAGTCAATGGCAAGACAGAACAAAGGGTTCCCTTCTAGCtctcattttagagaaaaaataatattttgagaaaagatctgGCAccactgaattattttaaatatgagagagaaatagaaaacactTTCTACTCTTAAAGTTCCTTAGCAAAAATACCTGTGTTCTTAATAACCTTTTCAGGTTGTTGGGTGTTTggtttcaaataaataaaaaagttgatgtgcacacatttctgttttttgaaGACTAATAAATAATTAGTTGTGATTTTTTCCTTAGGGAGATACTTATGGACTCAATTTTTAACTGAATTTCACTTGAGTTTTAATAACAGTCGGTACCAGCACTTGACATTTACTAGGCATAATGGTGAAAGGCCAAGTGTCTGCACAGGCAAAGAGTCTGGGAAAACTCAGGAATTCTGCAACTGAAAAGTCCACCTCTAGATGGCGCATGCATGGCATTTTACCAATCGcctatctccagcccttttgggGCCACTGGATACTCCCTAGGACAGATTCCTCATTTAAACAGGAACGTCTCAAAAAGATCCACAGTCATTAGCCTCATGTTAATGCCTTTTTTCCTAAAGCAGATTGGAAGCTTTTTCTATGAAGGCCCAGCTAGTAAATCTTTTAGATTTTGCAATCATAGAGTTTCTCTGTTCAATATTCAACTTGGTCATTGTAACAGGAAGCAGCCACAGACAAAGAGGAACAAGACTGCCTTCCAACAAAACTCTGGAATATGAATTGcaaataattttatgtgtcaagaaatattgtaaattttgatttttttcgaAAACTTAAGAATGTAAAAACCATTTTTAACCCAAGGGCTGTATAAAATCACAAGGCAGGTCAGATTCAACGCACCAACACCCATTCTAGAGTTCCAAGTCTCAAAGGGTTGATGAACTTTCTGGCTATTGTGTCTTTCTACCTTAGGAAAGcagcttttttatttctctactaTATGGTCTGATTCCAATGCAAAGCTCCACTGAGAGCTGTTTTTCTACCCAACAACCCAACAGTCACGTGGAAGTTCCAAGAAGTGGTGCAAAGCACAGGATTACAAACTCTTCCACCAAAAGTCATCAAATAATGCAAAAACTAGAAATTCATGAGGAAATGACTTTCCAAATGTACAATGCATAGGGCCAGCTACTTATTTACAGGCTTCGGTGTTAGATGAAAATGTGAGGTCCCTTGTTCAAaactcagatttaaaaaatgtcattaaagGTATTAAAATAGAATGCTTTTTCCCTTCTACTGAAGCTGCATTCTCAACTTGtgctgggtttttgttgttttgtttttggatcttttctttttaaactatttaatgtcattctaagtaaaaataaaataaaattttaagttgttgCATACCTTTTACCactcatttttatattatgcAATCAATGCCAACTTTAAATGCAACCCTAAGAACATTTAACTTGTACACAGAACACTGAAATTACCCAATTCCTATCTTGTTGCTCATATATgcaaatgtatttttgttttccccaAAACAGTGGGAACACTACTCAAAACAAACTtaaccatttttgttttgttttgttttgttttgttttgccatactggggattgaaccggggccttgcacatgctaggtaagcattctaccctTGAGATACACCTACAGCCCTATTCTACTTCTTTATATATGCACATTCTACCAACATGCTCTACCCTTGATTTACTGATGAGTAAGAAAAGACTGAAAGCAAAAGGAACTCTGGGTTGACATATCATTATTTTCAGCATACGTGGTTGGCCAGTACAAGAAAGTAAAGGTGCTATGGTAGAGTTCCTGGGTCATTCATGGTTCTTGGGAACGCCAACATCTTCTGCATTTGAAGCAAGTGCTGGTTTGCATGAAAAGCCTGGCATCTTGGGGTTGTCAGAGAGCTGGCTCACTTAGCCAGAGTTGGCACGTACTGATTTTATACTCACTTTGTGTATTGCTGGACCCCTGTGCATCACAGGTCCACCAGAATGCAACACACACTGGCATTGGACGCACTACACACCACAGAGGCAATAAGGACCAACTGCATGTACACATACCTCGCATACTCCTCTGCTCACTCACATGTCTCCTGGGTCCCATCAGAATTCACTTACAAGACACAAGTCCCAAAAtagaattattaagaatttcaagacgGCCACAGAGAGCATTAATCCAAGTGTGGGGGTCTTCTGAACAAAAGATCCTGTGCGACT
This window of the Ictidomys tridecemlineatus isolate mIctTri1 chromosome 3, mIctTri1.hap1, whole genome shotgun sequence genome carries:
- the Krt28 gene encoding keratin, type I cytoskeletal 28 gives rise to the protein METAPMTVYKSSKKPSGALSTFCSLTVAHSRGHVCPDTMSLRFSGGSRRSCLQSGAGSARPPSRGVAGGSAGGSSVAGGGFSCALGIPNVGSHAGGALGNTAGNERGLLSGNEKVTMQNLNDRLASYLDNVRALEEANTELERKIKSWYEQYGPGSCRGLDHDYSRYHRTIEDLKNKIISSTAANANVILQIDNARLAADDFRLKYENELTLHQNVEADINGLRRVLDELTLCRTDQELQYESLSEEMTYLKKNHEEEMQALQCAAGGNVNVEMNAAPGVDLTVLLGNMRAEYEALAEQNRRDAEAWFQEKSATLQQQIFDDAGAATSARTELTEMKRTLQTLEIELQSLLATKRSLECSLTETEGNYCTQLAQIQAQIGALEEQLHQVRTETEGQKLEYEQLLDLKVHLEKEIETYCRLIDGDGNSCSKSISFGSENSGNSSKDLAKTTLVKTVVEEIDQRGKVLSSRIHSIEEKTSKIVNGKTEQRVPF